The Paenibacillus sophorae genome has a segment encoding these proteins:
- a CDS encoding S1C family serine protease: MGRSGIVRISNKSLRLLLCSAVLGLVLGWTVPVSEAARKSEAAAAHPSSTGEGVSAVDPVPQIYKRLSPSVVGIIGKAQGEKNTGLDNRYNLMHGSGVIITSRGWIVTNAHVIGGMRNATVVTADGKSYSVKEMYADEVSDVALLKINAASLQPASFAEDSNVRVGEKVIAIGAPLSFALRNSATVGVVSGSGRVVDASYRLLQSDAAINPGNSGGPLVDMNGKVIGIVSMKYSAVGVENTGFAIPAETARYIIKQLFTYGEVRRPSLGLELQESWSAIIGLPAEDPLTVTKVTSEEARKAGISEGDELYSIDGHRVTSAVDINELFKSYRPGQTAHLLMQSSGDIVQRKLVLGQGDPVVNTEEEDGGEDSGPAE, translated from the coding sequence ATGGGAAGAAGTGGTATTGTGCGTATAAGTAACAAAAGTCTGCGCTTGTTGCTGTGCAGCGCTGTCTTGGGGCTCGTCCTGGGCTGGACCGTACCCGTATCCGAAGCGGCTCGGAAAAGTGAAGCGGCCGCCGCGCATCCATCCTCCACAGGAGAGGGTGTATCCGCCGTAGACCCGGTTCCGCAAATCTATAAACGTCTGTCTCCGTCGGTAGTCGGCATTATCGGCAAGGCTCAGGGCGAGAAAAATACGGGCCTCGACAACCGCTACAATCTGATGCATGGATCGGGCGTAATCATCACAAGCAGAGGGTGGATTGTTACGAATGCTCATGTCATTGGTGGCATGCGAAATGCTACGGTAGTGACAGCGGATGGAAAATCTTACAGCGTCAAGGAAATGTATGCGGATGAAGTCAGCGATGTGGCGCTGCTCAAGATCAACGCGGCTTCCCTGCAGCCGGCTTCCTTCGCTGAAGATTCGAATGTGAGAGTCGGCGAAAAGGTCATCGCTATCGGCGCGCCCTTATCCTTCGCGCTGCGCAATTCTGCAACAGTCGGCGTTGTCAGCGGTTCGGGACGGGTAGTCGATGCGTCATACCGTCTTTTGCAGAGCGATGCGGCCATTAATCCGGGCAACAGCGGCGGCCCCCTTGTTGACATGAATGGAAAAGTCATCGGCATCGTCAGCATGAAATACTCGGCGGTCGGTGTGGAAAATACGGGGTTTGCTATTCCTGCGGAAACGGCTCGCTATATCATCAAGCAGTTGTTCACCTACGGTGAAGTAAGGCGCCCAAGCCTGGGACTTGAGCTTCAGGAGAGCTGGTCCGCTATTATCGGCCTGCCGGCGGAAGACCCGTTGACTGTAACGAAAGTAACCTCCGAGGAAGCGCGCAAAGCCGGTATTTCTGAAGGGGATGAATTGTACAGCATCGACGGTCATAGGGTGACCTCGGCGGTCGATATCAACGAGCTGTTCAAGAGCTATCGTCCGGGGCAGACCGCCCACCTGCTCATGCAGAGCAGCGGAGATATCGTCCAGCGCAAGCTGGTACTGGGGCAAGGAGATCCAGTGGTCAATACGGAGGAGGAAGACGGCGGAGAAGACAGCGGACCGGCAGAGTAA
- a CDS encoding nitrite/sulfite reductase, which translates to MAYEPIWTKEPDKLSKFELVKLEKDGLDIIRNIIEKYALEGYDSIPADDLDLFKWAGVYQQKPKNGHFMMRVRINTGVMTSAQARTLADISRLYGRNLLDITTRQAIQFHWLTVENFPDIFKRLEEVGLYSFEACGDCPRTIVGNPLAGIDKDELMDTKALVDEVNNFFVLNRDFSNLPRKLKMSISANPYNNAHAEINDLAFTPAVKEIDGEETIGFHVMVGGGLSAKPHLAQKLDIFVRPDEVLKVAIGVATIFRDNGYREKRHHARLKFLVADWGAEKFKDKLFELIGELPARGEDKTAGWQAAYFDGVHPQPQQGLNYVGLNVPVGRLDADELTQLADLTDTYGDGTIRTTMSQNAILSGVPNDKVEELLAAPVLQRLSAAPKPFISRTVACTGNEFCSLALVETKKRAAAIASFLDERLDLGEKVRLHLIGCPNACGQKQIADIGLQGALVKTPEGMVEAFDIAVGGTLGGGAQGPAAKFAQPLKGRVKADEVAGVLEQLLLFYKSERATGESFHAFTERVGVPAIQDKLSSILSTVAS; encoded by the coding sequence ATGGCATATGAACCGATTTGGACCAAAGAACCGGACAAGCTGTCCAAATTCGAATTAGTCAAACTGGAAAAAGACGGACTGGATATCATCCGTAACATTATCGAAAAATACGCGCTGGAGGGCTACGATTCCATTCCCGCCGACGACCTGGACCTCTTCAAATGGGCGGGCGTGTACCAGCAGAAACCGAAGAACGGTCATTTCATGATGCGCGTCCGCATTAATACCGGGGTTATGACATCTGCGCAGGCGCGGACTCTGGCCGATATTTCCCGGCTTTACGGCAGAAATCTTCTTGATATTACTACCCGGCAGGCGATTCAATTTCACTGGCTGACCGTGGAGAATTTCCCGGATATTTTCAAGCGCCTGGAGGAGGTCGGCTTATACTCCTTCGAAGCCTGCGGCGACTGCCCGCGCACGATTGTCGGCAATCCGCTTGCCGGAATCGACAAGGACGAGCTGATGGATACCAAGGCCCTTGTCGACGAAGTGAATAACTTTTTTGTGCTGAACCGCGATTTCTCCAATCTTCCGCGCAAGCTGAAAATGTCGATCTCCGCGAATCCTTACAATAACGCGCATGCCGAGATCAATGATTTGGCATTCACGCCTGCGGTCAAGGAAATAGACGGTGAGGAGACTATCGGCTTCCATGTCATGGTCGGCGGCGGTCTGTCCGCTAAGCCGCATCTGGCGCAGAAGCTGGATATCTTTGTCCGTCCGGATGAGGTGCTGAAGGTTGCCATTGGCGTGGCGACAATCTTCCGCGACAATGGATACCGCGAGAAAAGACACCATGCCCGGCTGAAATTCCTGGTGGCCGATTGGGGCGCGGAGAAATTCAAGGACAAGCTGTTCGAGCTGATCGGGGAGCTGCCTGCGCGCGGTGAGGACAAAACGGCCGGCTGGCAGGCCGCCTATTTCGACGGCGTGCATCCGCAGCCGCAGCAGGGGCTGAACTATGTCGGCCTTAATGTGCCTGTCGGACGGCTTGACGCCGACGAGCTAACACAGTTGGCCGATCTCACAGACACTTACGGCGACGGGACCATCCGCACGACGATGTCGCAGAACGCCATCCTTAGCGGCGTGCCCAATGATAAAGTCGAAGAGCTCCTGGCAGCGCCCGTGCTTCAGCGCCTGTCGGCTGCGCCGAAGCCTTTCATCAGCCGCACCGTCGCCTGCACCGGTAACGAATTCTGCAGCCTTGCTCTTGTAGAGACGAAAAAGCGCGCCGCAGCCATTGCCAGCTTCCTGGACGAACGCCTGGACCTTGGCGAGAAGGTCCGCCTCCATCTCATCGGCTGCCCGAATGCCTGCGGACAGAAGCAAATCGCGGACATCGGCCTGCAGGGAGCTTTAGTGAAGACCCCCGAAGGCATGGTCGAAGCTTTCGACATTGCTGTCGGCGGCACGCTTGGCGGCGGAGCGCAGGGTCCGGCCGCGAAGTTCGCGCAGCCGCTCAAGGGACGCGTCAAAGCGGATGAAGTCGCAGGCGTGCTTGAACAGCTCCTGCTGTTCTATAAGAGCGAACGCGCCACAGGCGAGAGCTTCCATGCCTTTACCGAACGCGTCGGCGTGCCTGCCATTCAGGACAAGCTGAGCTCCATTCTGTCTACGGTCGCCTCGTGA
- the uvrA gene encoding excinuclease ABC subunit UvrA — MANENIVIKGARAHNLKNIDVTIPRDRFVVLTGLSGSGKSSLAFDTIYAEGQRRYVESLSAYARQFLGQMEKPDVDSIDGLSPAISIDQKTTSRNPRSTVGTVTEIYDYLRLLFARVGHPHCPDHGIEITSQTVEQMVDRIMQYPEKTRLQILAPVISGRKGEHKSLFAEISKQGFVRVRVDGELRDLSEDIELEKNKKHTIEVVVDRIVIKEDVESRLTDSIETALKLSGGKILVDIIGQEELLFSSSFACPVCGFSMEELAPRMFSFNSPFGACPECDGLGAQMVVDPDLLIPDAGKSIEDGAFLAWTGSTSNYYPQFLKSVCQHFHIPENVPVSELTPEHMNKLLHGTGSEKIHFRYENDFGQRKEAMVPFEGIIPNLERRYRETASDGIREFIEGFMSAKPCPVCKGKRLKREILAVTVGDKNIAEVTDLSIGDSQRFFSDLTLSEKETAIANLILKEIGSRLGFLVNVGLDYLTLSRTAGSLSGGEAQRIRLATQIGSSLMGVLYILDEPSIGLHQRDNDRLIATLAHMRDLGNTLIVVEHDEDTMLASDYIIDIGPGAGIHGGKVMAQGTPQEIMNDPNSLTGEYLSGRKFIPVTSDRRETDGRWLEIRGAKENNLKNVNVKIPLGVFTVVTGVSGSGKSSLVNEILYKSLAKELNKASKVRPGQHKEIRGLAHLDKVIDIDQSPIGRTPRSNPATYTGVFDDIRDLFSKTNEAKVRGFQKGRFSFNVKGGRCEACRGDGIIKIEMHFLPDVYVPCEVCKGKRYNRETLEVKYKGKNIADVLEMTVEDGTEFFQNIPKIHRKLQTLLDVGLGYIKLGQPGTTLSGGEAQRVKLASELYRRSTGKTLYILDEPTTGLHVDDIGRLLEVLHRLVESGESVLVIEHNLDVIKTADYIVDMGPEGGSGGGTVIASGTPEQIIQVPESYTGKYLKPILLRDTARTEALMLQTSEAQ; from the coding sequence TTGGCGAACGAAAACATAGTAATCAAAGGCGCAAGGGCGCATAATCTCAAAAATATCGACGTGACGATACCGCGCGACCGGTTCGTCGTCCTGACGGGGCTAAGCGGCTCCGGCAAGTCGTCGTTGGCTTTTGACACCATTTATGCCGAAGGACAGCGGCGGTATGTGGAGTCGCTGTCGGCTTATGCACGCCAGTTCCTCGGCCAAATGGAGAAGCCGGATGTCGATTCCATCGACGGCTTGTCCCCGGCCATTTCCATCGACCAGAAGACGACAAGCCGCAACCCGCGTTCCACCGTAGGAACGGTAACGGAGATTTACGACTATCTGCGCCTGCTGTTCGCGCGTGTCGGACATCCCCACTGCCCGGACCACGGCATCGAGATCACGTCGCAGACGGTCGAGCAGATGGTCGACCGGATTATGCAGTACCCGGAGAAGACGAGACTGCAGATTCTCGCACCGGTCATATCAGGCCGCAAAGGCGAGCATAAGAGCTTGTTTGCGGAAATTTCGAAGCAGGGCTTCGTGCGTGTGCGAGTCGACGGTGAGCTGCGCGATTTATCCGAGGACATTGAGCTTGAGAAGAACAAGAAGCACACAATTGAAGTCGTGGTTGACCGGATCGTCATCAAGGAAGATGTGGAGTCGCGGCTGACGGATTCCATCGAGACGGCTCTGAAGCTGTCCGGCGGTAAAATTCTCGTCGATATCATCGGCCAGGAAGAACTGCTGTTCAGCTCCAGCTTTGCTTGTCCCGTGTGCGGCTTCAGTATGGAAGAGCTGGCGCCGCGCATGTTCTCCTTTAACAGCCCGTTTGGTGCGTGCCCGGAATGCGACGGCCTTGGGGCGCAAATGGTGGTCGATCCCGATCTGCTCATCCCGGATGCCGGCAAATCCATCGAAGACGGCGCTTTTTTAGCCTGGACAGGCAGCACATCCAACTATTACCCGCAGTTTCTGAAGTCGGTATGCCAGCACTTTCACATTCCTGAGAATGTGCCTGTAAGCGAACTGACGCCGGAGCATATGAACAAGCTGCTCCACGGTACGGGGAGCGAGAAAATCCATTTCCGCTATGAGAATGATTTTGGGCAGCGGAAGGAAGCGATGGTTCCTTTCGAAGGCATTATTCCGAACCTCGAACGCCGTTACCGTGAGACGGCGTCCGATGGCATCCGCGAATTCATCGAAGGGTTTATGAGCGCCAAGCCATGCCCCGTATGCAAAGGCAAACGGCTGAAACGTGAGATTCTAGCCGTGACGGTAGGCGACAAGAACATTGCCGAAGTAACCGATCTGTCGATCGGGGACAGCCAACGCTTTTTCAGCGACCTTACTTTAAGCGAGAAAGAAACAGCTATTGCCAATCTGATTCTAAAGGAGATTGGCAGCCGTCTCGGCTTTCTCGTCAATGTCGGTCTCGATTATTTGACGCTCAGCCGTACGGCAGGCTCGCTGTCAGGCGGGGAGGCCCAGCGCATCCGGCTGGCGACACAGATCGGTTCCAGCTTGATGGGCGTGCTGTACATCCTGGACGAGCCCAGCATCGGCCTGCACCAGCGGGACAATGACCGGCTCATTGCGACGCTTGCGCATATGCGCGATCTCGGCAACACCCTGATCGTTGTCGAGCATGACGAAGATACGATGCTGGCGTCGGATTATATTATCGACATCGGCCCTGGAGCGGGCATTCATGGCGGGAAAGTGATGGCCCAGGGAACGCCGCAGGAAATCATGAACGACCCCAACTCATTGACCGGCGAATACCTAAGCGGACGCAAATTCATTCCGGTCACCTCCGATCGGCGCGAAACCGACGGTCGCTGGCTGGAAATCCGGGGGGCCAAGGAAAATAATCTCAAGAACGTGAACGTCAAAATTCCGCTCGGCGTCTTTACGGTGGTAACCGGCGTATCCGGCTCCGGCAAGTCATCGCTTGTCAACGAAATTCTCTACAAGAGTCTGGCCAAAGAGCTGAACAAAGCGTCTAAGGTACGCCCGGGCCAGCATAAAGAAATACGCGGCCTTGCCCATTTGGACAAAGTTATCGATATCGACCAGTCGCCGATCGGACGCACGCCGCGGTCCAATCCGGCAACCTATACGGGCGTGTTCGACGACATCCGCGACTTGTTCTCCAAGACGAATGAAGCGAAGGTAAGAGGCTTTCAAAAAGGCCGTTTCAGCTTCAACGTCAAGGGCGGACGCTGCGAAGCATGCCGGGGCGACGGCATTATCAAGATTGAAATGCACTTTCTGCCGGACGTCTACGTTCCGTGCGAGGTCTGCAAGGGCAAACGTTACAACCGTGAGACGCTGGAAGTGAAGTACAAAGGGAAGAACATCGCCGATGTGTTGGAGATGACGGTCGAGGATGGAACGGAATTCTTCCAAAACATACCGAAAATTCACCGCAAGCTGCAAACTCTGCTCGATGTGGGTCTTGGCTATATCAAGCTGGGCCAGCCGGGAACGACCCTTTCCGGTGGGGAAGCGCAGCGTGTGAAGCTGGCGTCGGAGCTGTACCGCCGGAGTACGGGCAAGACGCTGTATATTCTGGACGAGCCGACTACAGGTCTGCATGTGGACGATATCGGCCGCCTGCTGGAAGTACTGCACCGTCTGGTTGAATCGGGCGAATCCGTGCTCGTTATCGAGCATAATCTGGACGTAATCAAGACGGCTGATTATATCGTCGACATGGGACCGGAAGGCGGCAGCGGCGGCGGAACGGTTATCGCATCCGGCACCCCGGAACAGATCATCCAGGTACCGGAATCATATACGGGCAAATACCTGAAACCGATTCTGCTTCGGGATACGGCGAGGACAGAGGCGCTGATGCTCCAGACCTCGGAAGCACAATAG
- the uvrB gene encoding excinuclease ABC subunit UvrB — protein MNDIVVSTKTFELESEYSPQGDQPRAIGELVEGLRQGKKHQTLLGATGTGKTFTVAQMIAKVNRPTLVIAHNKTLAAQLASEFKEFFPHNSVDYFVSYYDYYQPEAYIPSSDTYIEKDSSINEEIDKLRHSATSSLFERRDVIIVASVSCIYGLGSPQEYGSLLLSLRVGMERPRNQILSRLVDIQYQRNDINFVRGTFRVRGDVIEIFPASQGEHAIRVELFGDEIERITEIDVLTGELIGEREHVAIFPASHFVTQEETMRVALVNIERELEERLAVLRDAGKLLEAQRLEQRTRYDIEMMKEVGFCSGIENYSGPLTFRERGATPYTLLDYFPDDMLIVIDESHVTLPQIRAMYNGDQARKTVLVEHGFRLPSALDNRPLRFEEFEDKVKQIVYVSATPGPYELEHCDMMVEQIIRPTGLLDPIIEVRPTEGQIDDLIGEIRERIDRDERVLITTLTKKMSEDLTDYLKEIGIKVRYLHSDIKTLERIAILRDLRLGTFHVLVGINLLREGLDLPEVSLVSILDADKEGFLRSERSLIQTIGRAARNSEGKVIMYGDNITESMDKAITETQRRRSIQIAYNEQHGITPQTIRKKVRDVIEATKVAESKADYLTGAAGKMSKKERQSLMQRLEAEMKEAAKNLQFERAAELRDALLELRAE, from the coding sequence ATGAATGATATTGTCGTCAGTACGAAGACCTTCGAACTGGAGTCCGAGTACTCACCCCAGGGCGATCAGCCCCGCGCCATCGGAGAATTGGTGGAAGGTTTGCGGCAGGGCAAGAAGCATCAGACGCTGCTGGGAGCGACGGGCACGGGCAAGACATTTACCGTAGCCCAGATGATCGCCAAGGTGAACCGGCCGACGCTGGTCATCGCGCACAACAAGACGCTGGCCGCTCAGCTGGCGAGCGAATTTAAGGAGTTTTTTCCGCATAACTCGGTCGATTATTTCGTGAGTTATTACGACTACTACCAGCCGGAGGCCTACATCCCTTCTTCGGATACTTATATTGAGAAGGATTCCAGCATCAACGAAGAAATTGATAAGCTCCGCCACTCTGCGACGAGCTCGCTGTTCGAGCGCAGGGATGTCATTATCGTCGCGAGCGTATCCTGCATTTACGGCCTCGGTTCGCCGCAGGAATACGGCAGCCTGCTGCTATCGCTGCGGGTAGGGATGGAGAGACCCCGGAACCAAATCTTAAGCCGGCTGGTAGATATCCAGTATCAGCGCAACGACATCAATTTCGTGCGGGGAACGTTCCGCGTGCGCGGCGATGTGATCGAGATTTTCCCCGCTTCGCAAGGGGAGCATGCCATTCGCGTCGAGCTGTTCGGCGATGAAATCGAGCGGATTACCGAGATCGACGTGCTGACGGGGGAACTGATCGGGGAGCGGGAGCATGTCGCCATCTTCCCGGCTTCCCACTTTGTTACGCAGGAAGAGACGATGCGCGTTGCTCTTGTCAACATCGAGCGGGAACTGGAAGAGCGTCTGGCCGTACTGCGTGACGCCGGCAAGCTGCTGGAAGCCCAGCGGCTGGAGCAGCGGACGCGGTATGACATTGAGATGATGAAGGAGGTCGGTTTCTGCTCCGGCATCGAGAACTACTCCGGACCTCTGACCTTCCGCGAGCGCGGTGCCACTCCCTACACGCTGCTGGATTATTTCCCGGACGACATGCTGATTGTTATCGACGAGTCGCATGTGACGCTCCCGCAGATCCGGGCGATGTACAACGGTGACCAGGCGCGCAAAACCGTGCTGGTTGAGCACGGCTTCCGTCTGCCGTCCGCCCTAGACAACCGGCCGCTGAGATTCGAGGAGTTCGAGGATAAGGTCAAGCAGATCGTCTATGTCTCCGCAACACCCGGTCCCTATGAGCTGGAGCACTGCGATATGATGGTGGAACAGATTATCCGGCCGACCGGCCTGCTTGACCCCATAATCGAGGTGCGCCCGACGGAAGGGCAGATCGACGATCTGATTGGCGAAATCCGCGAGCGGATCGACCGCGACGAGCGTGTGCTGATTACGACGCTGACGAAGAAGATGTCGGAGGATCTCACCGATTATCTCAAGGAAATCGGCATCAAGGTGCGCTATTTGCATTCTGACATCAAGACGCTGGAGCGGATAGCGATACTGCGCGATCTGCGGCTCGGTACGTTTCACGTGCTCGTGGGTATTAACTTGTTAAGAGAAGGGCTTGATCTGCCGGAAGTATCGCTGGTCTCGATACTCGATGCCGATAAGGAAGGCTTCCTCCGTTCCGAGCGTTCACTGATCCAGACGATCGGCCGCGCCGCGCGCAACTCGGAAGGCAAGGTGATCATGTACGGAGACAATATTACCGAGTCCATGGACAAGGCGATTACCGAGACCCAACGGCGCCGGTCCATCCAGATCGCCTACAACGAGCAGCATGGCATTACACCGCAAACGATCCGCAAGAAAGTGCGCGATGTCATTGAGGCAACGAAGGTAGCCGAATCGAAAGCCGATTACTTAACCGGCGCTGCCGGCAAGATGAGCAAGAAAGAACGTCAGAGCCTGATGCAGCGGCTTGAGGCCGAAATGAAGGAAGCCGCAAAGAATCTCCAGTTCGAACGCGCCGCCGAGCTGCGCGACGCCTTGCTGGAGCTGCGGGCCGAGTAA